The Fibrobacter sp. UWR4 genome segment GGATGGGCGGCGACAGCTATTTTATTCCCAGTGCGTTTTCTGTCGTAGGCGTAGACCTTGATGAAGACCGTCAAGCCATGTACCGCCATAACATTCAGGTCATGCGCGGCACCGCAGGCGAAACCCTCCTGGACGACGTCAGGGAAGTCGCCCGCAAAAACGGAACATCGGACACCGCAGATATTTGCGTCGCAGATTTTTTCACCATTGATCCTGCCCGTCGTGCTGTCGAAGGGGAAAACCAGCGAGATCTTCGCAATTTGACGCCCACCTTCGAGGAAGTTCTGGAGATTTCCAAGCACTACAAGGGCGGCATGGCGAAGCTTCCCCCCGGCTACCCCACCGACGAAATTCCTCAGGACGCGGAACTGGTCTACCTGGGAAGTCACTCCGATTGCCGCGAATTGCTGGTCCTGTTCGGCAAGTTGGCCGTCCATCCCGGAAAAGTCCGTGCCATCATGGTTGACAAGAACGGGAACGAAATCGCCCAATGGAATGGCCTACTCAGCGAAATCCAGGCGGCCTCCAACAAGGATGCAGAACATGACTTGCCCGGCTGTGAACGCAGCTTCCGCAACGCCACCAGCGAAAGCGATTTGCCCGTAGGTGAGGTGGCGGAGTATCTTGCGGAACCTACCGCACTTTTGATTCGCAGCCACCTGTTTGGAAACGTGGCTGTGGCAGCGGCTCCTGACGCACACCTGATTTCCGAAGGCATCGCCTATGTGACTAGCGGAAGCCCGCTGCCCTCGCCCGCTTTTGCGAACTTCAGGATTCTTGACAAGTGCGAGATAGCCACCAGCGCCGTACGCGACATGCTGAA includes the following:
- a CDS encoding DNA cytosine methyltransferase, giving the protein MFHSDLLTSASVQDFIQSAIKKKMDALQISTALNKAGYNNEDRASIMDYMALVPKFREKFWGEAGKKIDKFLLCDRLALEQSTAQDIGRYKASLWDAGLQALVMEEKNPVVHDLCCGMGGDSYFIPSAFSVVGVDLDEDRQAMYRHNIQVMRGTAGETLLDDVREVARKNGTSDTADICVADFFTIDPARRAVEGENQRDLRNLTPTFEEVLEISKHYKGGMAKLPPGYPTDEIPQDAELVYLGSHSDCRELLVLFGKLAVHPGKVRAIMVDKNGNEIAQWNGLLSEIQAASNKDAEHDLPGCERSFRNATSESDLPVGEVAEYLAEPTALLIRSHLFGNVAVAAAPDAHLISEGIAYVTSGSPLPSPAFANFRILDKCEIATSAVRDMLKRHNVGKLTMKLRGVKLDPDEEIKRLKPKGKDSAILFYTRFKGEKIAILANRL